One bacterium DNA window includes the following coding sequences:
- a CDS encoding undecaprenyl-diphosphate phosphatase, translating into MDLLLWLKAAVLGIVEGATEFIPVSSTGHLILTQALIGFEGAKANAFVIFIQLGAILAVVWRYRAKLFGALFALPREAAARRLFANLVIGTLPAIAVGLPTDDWIEAHLFKPLPVALALIAGGVAILIIEGRQRAQRAATIDDITWRLALGVGLIQVLSIVWPGISRSGATILGGLVLGLSRVAATEFSFFLAIPAMLGASIVKLAGVRGEMHASDLPVFAIGFAVSFVVALLVIKWLIGFVSRHSFVPFAWYRLATGAAVLAAVALGVARG; encoded by the coding sequence ATGGACCTGCTGCTCTGGCTCAAGGCCGCCGTCCTCGGCATCGTCGAGGGGGCCACGGAGTTCATTCCCGTCTCCTCGACCGGACACCTCATCCTCACCCAGGCCCTGATCGGCTTCGAAGGTGCCAAGGCGAACGCCTTCGTCATCTTCATCCAACTGGGAGCGATCCTGGCCGTGGTCTGGCGCTACCGGGCCAAGCTCTTCGGCGCCCTCTTCGCCCTGCCCCGCGAGGCGGCGGCGCGGCGGCTCTTCGCGAACCTCGTGATCGGCACCCTGCCGGCCATCGCCGTCGGCCTGCCCACCGACGACTGGATCGAGGCGCACCTGTTCAAGCCCCTTCCGGTGGCCCTGGCGCTCATCGCCGGCGGCGTCGCCATCCTGATCATCGAAGGCCGGCAGCGAGCGCAGCGCGCGGCTACCATCGACGACATCACCTGGCGCCTCGCGCTCGGCGTCGGGCTGATCCAGGTGCTCTCGATCGTCTGGCCGGGCATCTCGCGCTCCGGGGCGACCATCCTCGGCGGCCTCGTGCTGGGGCTCTCGCGCGTGGCCGCCACCGAGTTCTCCTTCTTTCTGGCCATTCCGGCGATGCTGGGCGCCTCGATCGTCAAGCTCGCCGGCGTGCGCGGCGAGATGCACGCGTCCGACCTGCCGGTCTTCGCCATCGGCTTCGCCGTGTCCTTCGTCGTCGCCCTGCTCGTGATCAAGTGGCTGATCGGCTTCGTCTCGCGTCACTCCTTCGTGCCCTTCGCCTGGTACCGCCTCGCCACCGGTGCGGCGGTGCTGGCGGCGGTGGCCCTGGGCGTGGCCAGGGGCTAG
- a CDS encoding AmpG family muropeptide MFS transporter — MPDSSRSPWRFVPTLYFAEGVPYILVNSVSVVLYKRLGIDNAAIAFWTSLLYLPWVAKMLWSPAVDTRGTKRNWILGAQAALAACLAALAVGVGLPGAFAVTLAVFWLAALVSATHDIAADGFYLYALGEREQALFVGVRTLFYRAAMIFGSGFLVFLAGRLELRLGAVPRAWSLAFAIAAALFGALALWHRFALPRPAGDMPRARQAAAPGAGWGRIFAAWFRQRRAAAILAFILLFRLGEALLLKLAAPFLLDERAQGGLGFTTAQVGLAYGTLGLGSLILGGVLGGWLIARFGLRRLLWPLGLVLNVPHAAYLYMAIAQPGPALAYPLVAIEQLGYGLGTTAFMVVLMRASRGEHRTSHYAIATGFMALGMMLPGMLSGAIQGALGYPRFFLLVLLLGLPGLATLPFLPRFADESPPAA, encoded by the coding sequence GTGCCCGACTCGTCCCGCTCGCCCTGGCGCTTCGTGCCGACGCTCTACTTCGCCGAGGGCGTGCCCTACATCCTCGTCAACTCGGTCTCGGTCGTGCTCTACAAGCGCCTGGGGATCGACAATGCGGCGATCGCCTTCTGGACCAGCCTGCTCTACCTGCCCTGGGTGGCGAAGATGCTCTGGAGCCCCGCCGTGGACACGCGCGGGACGAAGCGCAACTGGATCCTCGGCGCGCAGGCGGCCCTCGCGGCCTGCCTGGCCGCGCTTGCGGTGGGCGTCGGCCTGCCGGGCGCCTTCGCCGTCACGCTGGCCGTCTTCTGGCTGGCCGCCCTGGTCTCGGCCACGCACGACATCGCGGCCGACGGCTTCTACCTCTACGCCCTGGGCGAGCGCGAGCAGGCCCTCTTCGTCGGCGTGCGCACGCTCTTCTACCGGGCGGCGATGATCTTCGGCTCGGGCTTCCTCGTCTTCCTGGCCGGCCGCCTGGAGCTGCGCCTGGGAGCCGTGCCCCGCGCCTGGAGCCTGGCCTTCGCGATCGCTGCCGCGCTCTTCGGCGCGCTGGCGCTCTGGCACCGCTTCGCCCTGCCGCGTCCGGCCGGGGACATGCCGCGCGCGCGCCAGGCCGCCGCGCCCGGCGCCGGCTGGGGCCGCATCTTCGCCGCCTGGTTCCGCCAGCGGCGGGCGGCGGCCATCCTCGCCTTCATCCTGCTCTTCCGGCTGGGCGAGGCCCTGCTGCTCAAGCTGGCGGCGCCCTTCCTGCTCGACGAGCGCGCCCAGGGCGGCCTCGGCTTCACGACGGCCCAGGTGGGCCTCGCCTACGGCACGCTCGGCCTGGGCTCGCTGATCCTGGGCGGCGTCCTCGGCGGCTGGCTGATCGCGCGCTTCGGTTTGCGGCGGCTGCTCTGGCCGCTGGGGCTGGTGCTCAACGTGCCGCACGCAGCCTACCTCTACATGGCCATCGCGCAGCCCGGGCCGGCCCTCGCCTATCCGCTCGTGGCGATCGAGCAGCTCGGTTACGGGCTCGGCACCACGGCCTTCATGGTCGTTCTGATGCGCGCCTCGCGCGGGGAGCACCGCACCTCGCATTACGCGATCGCCACCGGCTTCATGGCCCTGGGGATGATGCTGCCGGGCATGCTGAGCGGGGCGATCCAGGGCGCACTCGGCTACCCCCGGTTCTTTCTCCTCGTCCTCCTGCTGGGCCTGCCCGGGCTCGCGACGTTGCCCTTCCTGCCCCGCTTCGCGGACGAGAGCCCGCCCGCCGCCTGA
- a CDS encoding efflux RND transporter periplasmic adaptor subunit, protein MRLSAPRHGLPLLIVLPLSLLLAAFLGTAGCDKRKGAGAAADSTALADSAAGDSAKAAAPEPEKAIKVNVGEVQRGNLISSIYADGEVRTPRSLAVRAKVSGELIEVAVKDGDRVKEGQLLARIDPRSYRLDLEAARYAHLQALSLMAAEADSFAGDGSAAEAYAGARAQIDQEHASGKLSDVDYRAQLLDLELTALDGGAFRQEVFEQRTGLAGARVALERAQLALEYTEIRAPFAGAVQGLAAVVGENIGVGQTLCSLYDNSKLEAVVNVLEADLANLIEGRPALLAVPAVADTITAEVDVISPSLDAASRTCQCILRFANRGGRFRPGMFVRAEVAGFVHEDRLLVPKAAVLIRDERPLVFKVAGETAQWLYITAGLENDTWVEVKSVHSGGSLAPGDTVVVSDHLTLAHEAKIDIRRKVPPKDRWAFAGPVAAQADAP, encoded by the coding sequence ATGCGCCTTTCCGCCCCCCGCCACGGCCTCCCCCTCCTCATCGTCCTCCCGCTCAGCCTCCTCCTCGCCGCCTTCCTCGGGACGGCAGGCTGCGACAAGCGGAAGGGCGCGGGCGCCGCCGCCGACTCGACGGCCCTCGCCGACAGCGCGGCCGGCGACAGCGCCAAGGCCGCGGCGCCGGAGCCCGAGAAGGCGATCAAGGTCAACGTCGGCGAGGTGCAGCGCGGCAACCTGATCAGCTCGATCTACGCCGACGGCGAGGTGCGCACGCCCCGCTCCCTGGCCGTGCGCGCCAAGGTCTCCGGCGAGCTGATCGAGGTGGCGGTGAAGGACGGCGATCGCGTCAAGGAGGGCCAGCTCCTCGCCCGCATCGACCCGCGCAGCTACCGCCTCGACCTCGAGGCCGCGCGCTACGCCCATCTGCAGGCGCTCTCGCTGATGGCGGCCGAGGCCGACAGCTTCGCCGGCGACGGCAGCGCCGCCGAGGCCTACGCCGGCGCGCGGGCGCAGATCGACCAGGAGCACGCGAGCGGCAAGCTGAGCGATGTCGACTACCGCGCGCAGCTCCTCGACCTCGAGCTGACCGCCCTGGACGGCGGCGCCTTCCGTCAGGAGGTCTTCGAGCAGCGCACCGGTCTGGCCGGCGCCCGTGTCGCCCTGGAGCGCGCCCAGCTCGCGCTCGAGTACACCGAGATCCGCGCGCCCTTCGCGGGGGCCGTGCAGGGCCTGGCCGCCGTCGTCGGCGAGAACATCGGCGTCGGTCAGACGCTCTGCTCGCTCTACGACAACAGCAAGCTCGAAGCCGTGGTCAACGTGCTCGAGGCCGACCTCGCCAACCTGATCGAGGGCCGGCCGGCCCTGCTCGCGGTGCCGGCGGTGGCCGACACGATCACCGCCGAGGTGGACGTCATCTCGCCGAGCCTGGACGCCGCCAGCCGCACCTGCCAGTGCATCCTGCGCTTCGCCAACCGCGGCGGGCGTTTCCGCCCGGGCATGTTCGTGCGCGCCGAGGTCGCCGGCTTCGTCCACGAGGACCGCCTGCTCGTGCCCAAGGCGGCCGTGCTGATCCGCGACGAGCGGCCGCTCGTCTTCAAGGTCGCCGGCGAGACGGCCCAGTGGCTCTACATCACCGCGGGCCTGGAGAACGACACCTGGGTGGAGGTCAAGTCCGTCCACAGCGGCGGCAGCCTGGCGCCCGGCGACACGGTGGTCGTCAGCGACCACCTCACGCTCGCCCACGAGGCGAAGATCGACATCCGGCGCAAGGTGCCGCCCAAGGACCGCTGGGCCTTCGCGGGGCCCGTGGCCGCGCAGGCCGACGCGCCATGA
- a CDS encoding efflux RND transporter permease subunit — translation MIIAQSVRRPVAVLMAFAGLVLLGWQGQRRLALDLLPAINYPNLTVITNYPDTPADDLVRLVTEPLEERMAGLAGVRRVVSKTREGTSTITAQYDWGTDMDFANLHMREAVDQVAYGEDFPAAADRPLILRWDPSARPIAILVIEGEAPLREMTDFAREVVKPALEQIDGVSQAEVIGGAEREILVTPDLAKLRLYGLTVNDLATALSVANISFPGGRIRKGPLHLPLRILGEFENLAEIRLTEIPAAGPGITIGDVATVADALKEPEGATFLGRDEVVALHLYKEVGKNTITTSDTVDEVLGVLKATYPAFASKYVYREADFVADSVSGLQQSLIFGALLAFLVLLIGLGDLRSPLVVSIAIPVSIYATFAALDIAKVNMNLMSLGGLSLAAGMLVDNSIVVLENISRRLPKRRAAVSQAEVDALAIKSTQEVAMPGVASTLTTVAVFFPVIYVPGIAGEFFRDQALTVTCALLVSILSSVILQPMLAARLLRPVEKPSRAARLSNAWQERVYHWYHRPLPWVLDHKVLFLGVSLAAIVLAGWAVKDIRRSFLPERSRGDFSLQLELPAGTPLEATGETARQLAAFTARLPRVATVYTQVGETETTLASLKEYTAPNVARLRVLLTPTRHGREDMAQVKSALANRLAQLAGASWVFKDEGVGLREILASGEATFALGLVAEHPDDALRLADALLPQLARVPGLVDLELDRVLGNPTLEVTIDRELALRYGLEPEALARELRNRIQGTVATTYNEIDQRIDIGVRLPVEQRRDLDTVLASALALPGGKTVTLGTFVETELKRPVREIVRRDQRRQLTISGNVQGRGLDQVWRDVDALLAATPLPAGLVYVRGGEQEEIGRSFRDLGWALVLSALLVYMILAAQFESFLDPLIIAAVLPVGIVAALLSLMATGNTLNIISLIGLAALLGIGVNDAIVKVATARQLREEEGLSVREALLEAGRLRFRPIMMNTWTAVLALIPMAIGIGTGDQMQRPLAVAIIGGLTLTTLLTLYLTPAIYELLHRGGRR, via the coding sequence ATGATCATCGCGCAGAGCGTGCGCCGCCCGGTGGCGGTGCTGATGGCCTTCGCCGGGCTGGTGCTGCTCGGCTGGCAGGGCCAGCGGCGGCTGGCCCTCGACCTGCTGCCGGCGATCAACTACCCCAACTTGACGGTCATCACCAACTACCCGGACACGCCGGCGGACGACCTCGTGCGGCTCGTCACCGAGCCGCTGGAGGAGCGGATGGCGGGGCTCGCGGGCGTGCGGCGCGTGGTGAGCAAGACGCGCGAGGGCACCTCCACGATCACGGCCCAGTACGACTGGGGCACGGACATGGACTTCGCCAACCTGCACATGCGCGAGGCCGTGGACCAGGTCGCCTACGGCGAGGATTTCCCCGCCGCCGCCGACCGCCCGCTCATCCTGCGCTGGGATCCCTCGGCGCGGCCGATCGCGATCCTCGTCATCGAGGGCGAGGCGCCCCTGCGCGAGATGACCGACTTCGCGCGCGAGGTGGTCAAGCCCGCGCTCGAGCAGATCGACGGCGTCAGCCAGGCCGAGGTGATCGGCGGCGCCGAGCGGGAGATCCTCGTCACGCCGGACCTGGCGAAGCTGCGCCTCTACGGACTCACCGTGAACGACCTCGCGACCGCGCTCAGCGTGGCGAACATCAGCTTCCCCGGTGGGCGCATCCGCAAGGGCCCGCTGCACCTGCCCCTGCGCATCCTCGGCGAGTTCGAGAACCTGGCGGAGATCCGCCTCACCGAAATCCCCGCCGCCGGCCCCGGGATCACGATCGGCGACGTCGCCACGGTCGCGGACGCGCTGAAGGAGCCCGAGGGCGCCACCTTCCTCGGCCGCGACGAGGTCGTGGCCCTCCACCTCTACAAGGAGGTGGGCAAGAACACGATCACGACGAGCGACACCGTCGACGAGGTGCTCGGCGTGCTGAAGGCCACCTACCCGGCCTTCGCGAGCAAGTACGTCTACCGCGAGGCGGACTTCGTGGCCGACTCGGTGAGCGGCCTCCAGCAGTCGCTGATCTTCGGCGCCCTGCTCGCCTTCCTCGTGCTGCTCATCGGCCTCGGCGACCTGCGCAGCCCGCTCGTCGTGAGCATCGCGATCCCGGTCTCGATCTACGCCACCTTCGCCGCCCTGGACATCGCGAAGGTCAACATGAACCTGATGTCCCTCGGCGGCCTCTCCCTCGCGGCGGGCATGCTGGTGGACAACTCGATCGTCGTGCTCGAGAACATCAGCCGCCGCCTGCCCAAGCGGCGGGCGGCCGTGAGCCAGGCGGAAGTGGACGCGCTGGCGATCAAGAGCACGCAGGAAGTGGCGATGCCCGGGGTCGCCTCGACGCTGACCACCGTGGCCGTCTTCTTCCCCGTCATCTACGTGCCCGGCATCGCCGGCGAGTTCTTCCGCGATCAGGCGCTCACGGTGACCTGCGCGCTGCTGGTGTCCATCCTCAGCTCCGTGATCCTGCAGCCGATGCTCGCCGCGCGGCTCCTGCGGCCGGTCGAGAAGCCCTCGCGCGCGGCCCGCCTCTCCAACGCTTGGCAGGAGCGCGTCTACCACTGGTACCACCGGCCGCTGCCCTGGGTGCTCGACCACAAGGTTCTCTTCCTCGGCGTCTCGCTGGCGGCGATCGTCCTCGCCGGCTGGGCCGTGAAGGACATCCGGCGCAGCTTCCTGCCCGAGCGCTCGCGCGGCGACTTCAGCCTGCAGCTCGAGCTGCCCGCGGGGACGCCGCTGGAGGCCACAGGCGAGACGGCGCGCCAGCTCGCCGCCTTCACGGCCAGGCTGCCCCGCGTGGCGACGGTCTACACGCAGGTCGGCGAGACGGAGACGACGCTCGCCAGCCTGAAGGAGTACACCGCGCCCAACGTGGCCCGCCTGCGCGTGCTGCTCACGCCCACGCGCCACGGCCGCGAGGACATGGCCCAGGTGAAGAGCGCGCTGGCCAATCGCCTCGCCCAGCTCGCCGGCGCGAGCTGGGTTTTCAAGGATGAGGGCGTCGGCCTGCGCGAGATCCTCGCCAGCGGCGAGGCCACCTTTGCGCTCGGCCTCGTCGCCGAGCACCCCGACGACGCCCTGCGCCTCGCCGACGCCCTGCTGCCCCAGCTCGCGCGCGTGCCCGGCCTCGTCGACCTCGAGCTGGACCGCGTGCTCGGCAATCCGACGCTCGAGGTGACGATCGACCGCGAGCTGGCCCTGCGCTACGGCCTCGAGCCCGAGGCGCTGGCGCGCGAGCTGCGCAACCGCATCCAGGGCACCGTGGCCACCACCTACAACGAGATCGACCAGCGCATCGACATCGGCGTGCGCCTGCCGGTCGAGCAGCGCCGCGACCTGGACACCGTGCTCGCCTCGGCGCTCGCCCTGCCCGGCGGCAAGACGGTCACCCTCGGCACCTTCGTCGAGACCGAGCTCAAGCGCCCCGTGCGCGAGATCGTCCGCCGCGACCAGCGCCGTCAGCTGACGATCTCCGGCAACGTCCAGGGCCGGGGGCTCGACCAGGTCTGGCGCGACGTGGACGCCCTCCTCGCGGCGACGCCCCTGCCCGCCGGGCTCGTCTACGTGCGCGGCGGCGAGCAGGAGGAGATCGGCCGTAGCTTCCGCGACCTCGGCTGGGCCCTGGTGCTCTCGGCGCTGCTCGTCTACATGATCCTCGCTGCGCAGTTCGAGAGCTTCCTCGACCCGCTGATCATCGCCGCGGTGCTGCCCGTTGGCATCGTCGCCGCCCTGCTCTCGCTGATGGCGACCGGCAACACGCTGAACATCATCTCCCTGATCGGTCTCGCCGCCCTGCTCGGCATCGGCGTCAACGACGCCATCGTCAAGGTGGCGACGGCGCGCCAGTTGCGCGAGGAGGAGGGCCTCTCCGTGCGCGAGGCCCTGCTCGAGGCCGGGCGCCTGCGCTTCCGGCCGATCATGATGAACACCTGGACGGCCGTGCTCGCCCTGATTCCGATGGCGATCGGCATCGGCACCGGCGACCAGATGCAGCGCCCCCTCGCCGTGGCGATCATCGGCGGCCTCACGCTCACCACCCTGCTCACGCTCTACCTGACGCCCGCGATCTACGAGCTGCTGCACCGGGGAGGCCGGCGGTGA
- a CDS encoding efflux RND transporter permease subunit gives MIRWWVEHPVATWMLFAALIVCGAYAVPRLDLEAMPETDLPKLTIVTSWPGASPSAVQRSLTLPIEEAAAKCHGVEDIESTSRHGRSTVEVSFRREQNLDFARLELSEHLGAVRRSLPPRASQPVIVPEMPEEVQVEEFFSVSLISPLAPNKLREEAEDWAVPRFLAVPGVADAELRGGALPLLRVLLDLEAMERYGLTADGIAGRLSALDAVLPVGTVRRSSQELTLTVHDSVTVAGLARAVIANRGGQTITLDRVARVERSFEDVVYFRRINGDNVISLRITERSGENAVALSRRLREALPAIAAAMPFPVQFDVESDKGADLEKKLKELVVRSLVIMGLLFALLAIVLKRPDVVAIVIGSILFAIVICLSLFYFFGLSVNFITISGLTICFGMLLDNSILVLDSVHRRLSERSRGSAKDMLILGTREVSFPILATTLTNIVAFLSFIYLTGRLALFYVPLGISVSLAMSASMFTAFCWLPVALRGTAERMQRRQALHPAGPPRQGWPLLWRWSLITLVAGGLSALGIAFAPGAVSLRELAPWLGGAAGLLLLIGLFVAYVERITRLNLRLWFVNLIVFAGLCYGAVWAYQEKISKGGFWRPAGEETLRLYLERPVGTDVLLTSETMRLFEQELLPLPADVRMRVDCFENWAYMQMEFETDATRISALPELYRNKLIVLAEELGGMFIFVGGFGDPYLKGGRGGAMSNSTILLTGYNSKDLKELSDGISARLSRNRRVRNVMLSSGSQFERAGTEETLVVIRREALARYRLSVAEVTAHLRRLIGVDIPWHMVIEGEDEQIQLSFADAENIQYDAVLGKTMTTSRGEKVRLSELLRLETRPELSAITRKDQRYSQRVNWEFVGTDRMRQSFLKDILAGLELPYGFTAEDVSGQQISEEEKEQLTLTLLLTLLFIFMTLAAMMENLLLPLLVMVSVPMGLIGVVAIFWASDATFDSSAQIGLILLFGVVVNNAILLVNRFRLSLRELVEAQGLTAGPAARVPDKPRLGGWDLWRLPGAEARPLLHRAIVDGTRIQMRSILLATGTTVFGMLPLLYQIEQATGDTKDIWENLALASIGGLTSSAVLILSAIPAMYWIFTRWGWGLARLGRRLGARRRGSAVAPQFSPQQTTNP, from the coding sequence GTGATCCGCTGGTGGGTCGAGCATCCGGTCGCGACCTGGATGCTCTTCGCCGCCCTGATCGTGTGTGGCGCCTATGCCGTGCCCCGCCTCGATCTCGAGGCGATGCCCGAGACCGATCTGCCCAAGCTGACGATCGTCACGAGCTGGCCGGGCGCATCGCCGAGCGCGGTGCAACGCTCGCTGACCCTGCCGATCGAGGAAGCCGCCGCGAAGTGCCACGGCGTCGAGGACATCGAGTCCACCTCGCGCCACGGGCGCTCGACGGTGGAGGTCAGCTTTCGCCGCGAGCAGAACCTCGACTTCGCGCGCCTGGAGCTGAGCGAGCACTTGGGCGCCGTGCGGCGCAGCCTGCCGCCGCGGGCGAGTCAACCGGTCATCGTACCGGAGATGCCCGAGGAGGTGCAGGTCGAGGAGTTCTTCTCGGTCAGCCTGATCTCACCGCTCGCCCCCAACAAGCTGCGTGAGGAAGCCGAGGACTGGGCGGTGCCGCGCTTCCTCGCCGTGCCCGGCGTGGCGGACGCGGAGCTGCGCGGCGGCGCGCTGCCGCTCCTGCGCGTGCTCCTCGACCTGGAAGCGATGGAGCGCTACGGGCTGACGGCGGATGGGATCGCCGGCCGCCTCAGCGCCCTCGATGCCGTTCTCCCGGTCGGCACGGTCCGCCGCTCGAGCCAAGAGCTGACGCTCACCGTGCACGACTCGGTGACCGTCGCCGGTCTCGCCCGGGCAGTCATCGCCAATCGCGGCGGGCAGACGATCACCCTCGATCGTGTGGCGCGCGTCGAGCGCAGCTTCGAAGACGTCGTCTACTTCCGGCGCATCAACGGCGACAACGTGATCTCGCTGCGCATCACCGAGCGCAGCGGCGAGAACGCCGTCGCCCTCAGCCGCCGCCTGCGCGAGGCGCTGCCCGCGATCGCGGCCGCCATGCCCTTCCCGGTGCAGTTCGACGTCGAGTCCGACAAGGGCGCCGATCTCGAGAAGAAGCTGAAGGAGCTGGTCGTCCGCTCGCTCGTGATCATGGGTCTGCTCTTCGCGCTGCTCGCGATCGTCCTCAAGCGGCCGGACGTGGTGGCCATCGTCATCGGCTCGATCCTCTTCGCGATCGTGATCTGCCTGAGCCTCTTCTACTTCTTCGGGCTGTCGGTGAACTTCATCACGATCAGCGGGTTGACGATCTGCTTCGGCATGCTGCTGGACAACAGCATCCTCGTGCTCGATTCCGTGCACCGGCGCCTGTCCGAACGCTCGCGGGGATCGGCCAAGGACATGCTCATCCTCGGCACGCGCGAAGTGAGCTTCCCCATCCTGGCGACGACCCTGACGAACATCGTCGCCTTCCTCTCCTTCATCTACCTGACCGGCCGCCTGGCGCTCTTCTACGTGCCGCTCGGGATCAGCGTCAGCCTCGCCATGAGCGCCTCGATGTTCACGGCCTTCTGCTGGCTGCCCGTCGCGCTGCGCGGCACCGCCGAGCGCATGCAGCGCCGGCAGGCCTTGCACCCCGCCGGTCCCCCGCGCCAAGGCTGGCCCCTGCTCTGGCGCTGGAGCCTGATCACGCTCGTCGCCGGCGGCCTGAGCGCCCTCGGCATCGCCTTCGCCCCCGGCGCGGTGAGCCTGCGCGAGCTGGCGCCCTGGCTCGGCGGCGCCGCCGGGCTCCTGCTCTTGATCGGCCTCTTCGTCGCCTACGTCGAGCGCATCACCCGGCTCAACCTGCGGCTCTGGTTCGTCAACCTGATCGTCTTCGCCGGGCTCTGCTATGGCGCCGTCTGGGCCTACCAGGAGAAGATCAGCAAGGGCGGCTTCTGGCGGCCGGCCGGGGAGGAGACCTTGCGCCTCTACCTCGAGCGGCCGGTGGGAACCGACGTCCTCCTCACCAGCGAGACGATGCGCCTCTTCGAGCAGGAGCTGCTGCCCCTGCCCGCGGACGTGCGCATGCGCGTCGACTGCTTCGAGAACTGGGCCTACATGCAGATGGAGTTCGAGACGGACGCTACGCGGATCTCCGCCCTGCCCGAGCTCTACCGCAACAAGCTGATCGTCCTCGCCGAGGAGCTGGGCGGGATGTTCATCTTCGTCGGCGGCTTCGGCGACCCCTACCTGAAGGGCGGCCGCGGCGGCGCGATGAGCAACTCGACGATCCTGCTCACGGGCTACAACAGCAAGGACCTCAAGGAACTGAGCGACGGCATCAGCGCCCGCCTGTCCCGCAACCGGCGCGTGCGCAACGTGATGCTCTCCAGCGGCAGCCAGTTCGAGCGGGCGGGCACGGAGGAGACCCTGGTCGTCATCCGGCGGGAAGCGCTGGCGCGTTATCGGCTTTCGGTGGCCGAGGTCACCGCCCACTTGCGCCGGCTGATCGGCGTCGACATCCCCTGGCACATGGTGATCGAGGGCGAGGACGAGCAGATCCAGCTCAGCTTCGCCGACGCCGAGAACATCCAGTATGACGCCGTGCTCGGCAAGACGATGACGACGAGCCGCGGCGAGAAGGTTCGCCTGAGCGAGCTCCTGCGCCTGGAGACACGCCCCGAGCTGAGCGCGATCACGCGCAAGGACCAGCGCTACAGCCAGCGCGTGAACTGGGAGTTCGTCGGCACGGACCGCATGCGGCAGAGCTTCCTCAAGGACATCCTCGCCGGGCTCGAGCTGCCCTACGGCTTCACGGCCGAGGACGTCTCCGGCCAGCAGATCAGCGAAGAGGAGAAGGAGCAGCTCACGCTCACCTTGCTCCTCACGCTGCTGTTCATCTTCATGACCCTCGCCGCGATGATGGAGAACCTGCTGCTGCCCCTGCTCGTCATGGTGTCCGTGCCGATGGGCCTGATCGGCGTCGTCGCCATCTTCTGGGCCAGCGACGCCACCTTCGACAGCTCCGCGCAGATCGGGCTGATTCTCCTGTTCGGAGTCGTGGTCAACAATGCCATCCTGCTCGTGAACCGCTTCCGGCTCAGCCTGCGCGAGCTGGTCGAGGCGCAGGGGCTGACGGCGGGGCCGGCCGCGCGCGTCCCGGACAAGCCGCGGCTGGGTGGCTGGGACCTCTGGCGCCTGCCGGGCGCCGAGGCGCGTCCCCTGCTGCATCGAGCGATCGTGGACGGTACGCGCATCCAGATGCGCTCGATCCTGCTCGCGACCGGCACCACGGTCTTCGGCATGCTGCCGCTGCTCTACCAGATCGAACAGGCGACCGGCGACACCAAGGACATCTGGGAGAACCTCGCGCTCGCCTCGATCGGCGGGCTGACCAGCAGCGCCGTGCTCATCCTCAGCGCCATCCCGGCGATGTACTGGATCTTCACGCGCTGGGGCTGGGGTCTGGCCCGCCTCGGGCGTCGCCTGGGCGCCCGGCGCCGCGGGAGCGCGGTGGCGCCGCAGTTCTCGCCGCAGCAGACCACGAACCCGTAG
- a CDS encoding spermidine synthase, producing the protein MGSAQSGRDGGLAGGLEVLARAVGRSGELVLRRRGEDLQVIAGGSFLMSSANAASSAALVTAGLDALAATGEGQGVAALVGGLGLGYSLDVALADPRIDRVTVVEIEPVIVDWFRIFGEGRAARLAAAEAAGRARLVVDDVLAHLRASGGAYDLVTLDTDNGPDWLVRAENAALYAETGLAAARAALRPGGVAVYWSPERYDAFAARLAGVFGRVGTRTAQDTIGERSFEYTMYVASREGEGT; encoded by the coding sequence GTGGGCAGCGCGCAATCAGGGCGAGACGGGGGGCTGGCGGGTGGCCTCGAGGTGCTGGCCCGCGCGGTCGGGCGCAGTGGCGAACTGGTGCTGCGCCGCCGGGGCGAGGACCTGCAGGTCATCGCCGGCGGCAGCTTCCTGATGTCGAGCGCCAACGCCGCCTCCAGCGCGGCGCTCGTCACGGCCGGCCTCGATGCGCTCGCTGCCACTGGCGAGGGCCAGGGCGTAGCCGCTCTCGTCGGCGGCCTCGGGCTCGGCTACTCGCTGGATGTTGCACTGGCGGACCCACGGATCGATCGCGTCACGGTGGTCGAGATCGAGCCCGTGATCGTCGACTGGTTTCGGATCTTCGGCGAGGGGCGCGCGGCGCGCCTGGCCGCCGCTGAGGCAGCGGGGCGGGCCCGTCTGGTCGTCGACGATGTCCTCGCCCACCTGCGCGCGAGCGGCGGCGCCTACGATCTCGTCACGCTCGACACGGACAACGGCCCCGACTGGCTGGTGCGCGCGGAGAACGCCGCGCTCTACGCGGAGACCGGGCTCGCGGCCGCCCGCGCGGCGCTGCGCCCCGGCGGCGTCGCGGTCTACTGGTCCCCGGAGCGCTACGACGCCTTCGCCGCTCGCCTGGCCGGGGTCTTCGGGCGCGTCGGCACGAGGACGGCGCAGGACACGATCGGCGAGCGCTCCTTCGAGTACACGATGTACGTCGCGAGTCGGGAGGGGGAGGGGACCTGA